Within the Thunnus thynnus chromosome 23, fThuThy2.1, whole genome shotgun sequence genome, the region AGTTATCCTTCATCTCTGAGGCCATCTTGTGTACATTTGCATTACATGCATTGAACAAGACTTTTGGGAAGATCTAAGAAGGCTGAATCGATATAGGAAATAGTAAAAAACAGTGTACTTAAACATGTTATAAGTTTTatattcatacatacagtaaaaatagAGGAAGATGGTTCTGTTAAATCTGTTTGACATACAATATACAACACATGAACttatttaactgtgtttttaatcaacAAAATTGATGGGAGAAGTTTTCTCCTACTTCTTTGCTTTGTTCTTTCTGGGACTCTCAGCCTTCTGCATGTTTCCAACTACGGGCAGCTTGAAGCTTCTATCAAGTTCCTCGGTCCCTCCAGAAATTGATGGCAGAACACAAATCGGTCTGTGCAGATTCACAGTCTTTGGCTTTAAGCGCTTGACTGGAGTGTTCTCTATCACGGGCAGTTTGCAGAGGCTGTGCTGCACTGTGGTGGGCTTCGGGACAGACATTTCAGGTTTGCGTACGTGAATTTGGGGCAGATGACTGGGCAGTTTCATCTGACTGCCCTCCTTGTTACCACAGTTTTGTTTGACAACTGCACGAAGGAAAAATAAGTTAGTAAAACTTTTGACTGAGAAGCATGAAACATTAGCAAGTGAGCTGCGTAAAGTTGACAGTGTGGCACCAGCAGGCTAATATATATTCTGaacagaaacatccaatcaAACAACTCCCTGATTATGTTGTGTGTAATATGTAGTTTAGATGCTCTTGGAGGAAAATCAAATCACACCTGCAGGTATCACTGGCAGTTTCAATTCCTCAAAGACATGTTTTCGCTGCTGTGAACGCTGCAAGTTCGGCTTGAAGCGGGAGGCTAAGCAGTGTCTGCTCCAGATCCCAGCCTGCTGCGGGGAAACTGTTATAACTGGTAATGGGGGAAAGTTGGTTGAAACCACTTTGCCACTACCTGCATgctgataaagaaaaaaagacagtcaGCGTATGTTTTTTTCAACTCTTCTTCACCCCCTAATACTGTTACTatgcagtgtaaaataaatgatgtatttgTTTTGCAGTTGTTTAGATTGGCAAACTGACCACGGTGTAGCTTCTCTGTTTCCTCGTCAGCCGGTCAGTTTTTGGTGGAGAGTGTTCATGTGAAACAGGCTTGGACATGTCTGATGTCAGGGGGTCACAGACGTGTCCTGCATGAACCTGGTATGTAtcacaaaatagaaaatagtTCAGGATGATATTTGAAGGTGACAAAAACACTAAGATCAAAAACTAGTGTAAAAGTTGTCTTCGTTCAAATGTACTTTGACTATATTTAAATCTACAGAGCAGATCACATTGTAGGACAGTGACTTTACACTGACCAGAACCAGaacttttgatgtttttttatatataaatataaagtttatatatttatatataaactaTGTGGTATAATACATGTAAGTAAATCATTTTGACAAGACATAATGTTCATCTTTGTAGCATATAACGCACAACTGATGTTACTCAGATTTATTTTGACCCTACTTGTGCATTTTAAGCAAAATATTCTCAGTTATTCTTCTTAAAAGAACAAATCAATTAAAGTTACAAatgcagaaaaagaaacaagataaAGACACAGCTCAGGTGCATTaatagaaatgtatttaatgtgtgCAACAGATAGTCGATGAATAATAGATGGAGCTGCAGTGTTGAAAGTTATCTTGTGCTCACCTGTTTTATTTGGTTCAGATCACTTCCATCGTCTCTCTTGCCCCCTTTTTGTCCGACTTTCTGCAGTCGCCTAGAGAAAAAGCCCAGAGTTTAACCTCTGTTAATATTGATGATCAATACAGTATCCACGTTTCCTCAATATAGTTGCTGAATTTCTCACCTTTGCTTCCTGTCACTCATGGTTTCAGACAGAAAGTATGGTGAACTGCTGAGGTGAAAGTCTCCCACAAAATAGTCAATATGCAGTTTGCATATTTTGATGAACTGTgaagacaaacagcagctgtgacatcacagtttCACGTCCATGTTCTATGTTCTACTAAGGAACACGTCATCATGTTAAGGAACCACAAATAGGCcaatactgaaaatataaataccataaactgtgaaaataaactatgagtcattaaaattcatattttcaggATGAAGaatcataaatacattttcaaggtctatttttatttcaaagtagTTATTTCTCCAGTTACACAGTGTATCACAGTACAGGAATACACTGTATGTATATTACAGTATGTCATGATGCCATTTTTAATTACAGTACGCTGTCCATCTCTTGTACTCACTTTATTAATGATAAGGCAAAAATCATGAAGACAAACCATATGAAAAGCAAAGCCGCCAATCAGAGAAATACTCCTCTCATGTTCACATAAATGAGCTCATCACCTCTAAACAAACATgagcttttctcagttttaaaatattatgttCACATCACCCAAGATCCTCTACAGGA harbors:
- the LOC137175540 gene encoding uncharacterized protein, which encodes MSDRKQRRLQKVGQKGGKRDDGSDLNQIKQVHAGHVCDPLTSDMSKPVSHEHSPPKTDRLTRKQRSYTVHAGSGKVVSTNFPPLPVITVSPQQAGIWSRHCLASRFKPNLQRSQQRKHVFEELKLPVIPAVVKQNCGNKEGSQMKLPSHLPQIHVRKPEMSVPKPTTVQHSLCKLPVIENTPVKRLKPKTVNLHRPICVLPSISGGTEELDRSFKLPVVGNMQKAESPRKNKAKK